From the genome of Methanoregula boonei 6A8:
GGGGCGTTATATACTTACGAGAAAAAATCCGGGTACTGGCCAATAATGACCCCCCGGGGCCCGATTGGGTACCGAATGATACAAAGTTCAACCAAAAATACCCTTTACAGAGCACCGCTAAAAGGATAATATAATCCCCCACAATTTGGCCAGTTTTTGATTTTCGCCACAAGTCGCGGGGATAATTTTCGTGGTGGACAAAATGATCCCGGTTTTGTGTTCGCCACCTGACCTCGAGGGAAAAAAGCCCGGTTAGGCCCCGGATTGAGGAGCAAAACCGTAGGCCTGAGGGCTGCGCGGTTTTATCCCACAGGGAACGAGATAATTGACAAAATTATCGGGATTGTAAATTCATTACTATATACTCTTTTAAAAAATTAAAGAAAAATAGTTAAATAACTCCGGCTGCGATTGATCACTGCGATTCCATAGTTACCTAATCCTGAGGACACCTGATGAAAAGTACAGTACTCTCCGAAACAAAGACATACCGTGCCGGTATTATTTATGCCCTCTGTATGTCGGGCATCCTGGTTTTCTGTCTTGTTGCCGGATGCACGAACAGCGTTTCAACGTCCCCAGATACCGGAAACCTGACCGGCGTCCCTGCCAATGATGTCATCATCCCGGTCGATTCCCCATCATCGCTCATGTACACCAGCAACATGCAGAAAGGCGGTGTCCCGGGAAGCTCGCTTATTTACGAAGGGCTTGTGATTAAGGACCGGAACGGCATCTTCGATCCCGCGCTCGCACAGAGATGGAGTGTCTCACCGGATGCAAAGACCTGGACATTCGACCTTGTACAGAACGCTACATGGAGCGACGGCGTTCCTTTCACCTGCAACGAGGTCAAGTTCACCAACGATTACATGAAAGCCAACAACCTGACCATGGGTTACGTTCTCTCTGACGTACAGTCCGTGGAATGCCCTGACAATTACACGGCAGTCTTCAACCTCAAGACCCCGTACTCCGCATTCCTCGACCAGATCTCAAGAACCCCGGGGATCACCATCTCGCCTGCGCATATCTGGCAGAACATCTCCGATCCCCAGCATTACAAGGACAACCAGATGATCGGGACCGGGCCGTTTGTCTTTGCCCAGGCAGCTCCCGGGTATTACCAGTTTTCCACCAATGAAAATTACCACGGGCGGGTTCCCACTATCCCCGGTGTGGTTCTCAAGGTGATCACAAACGCCGACAGCCAGGTTCTCGCGCTCAAAAACGGCGAGATCGATGTGGTCTCCGGCCTCACTCCCGCCGTTGCCCAGAGCCTGTCCGGCAATGCTAACATCTCCATCTACTCGATCAACGACACCGGAGCCTGTGAAGTTGCATTCAACATGGCCCAGTACCCGGCAAACATCTCCGCGTTCCGGCACGCGATGAGCCACGCGATCGACCGGGATACCATCAGTTCCCTCTTTGGCACCGGCCGGCCCACGGAGACAACCTTCCTGATCCCGGATCTCGCCGGGGATTACGTTAACCCGGCCGATGTCGGGATGTACAACTATAACCTGACCGAGGCGCAGGAACTCCTCGCACAGGCCGGTTTTGTCAGGAACGCAAACGGGGTCCTCATTGGACCCGATGGTAACCC
Proteins encoded in this window:
- a CDS encoding ABC transporter substrate-binding protein, which codes for MKSTVLSETKTYRAGIIYALCMSGILVFCLVAGCTNSVSTSPDTGNLTGVPANDVIIPVDSPSSLMYTSNMQKGGVPGSSLIYEGLVIKDRNGIFDPALAQRWSVSPDAKTWTFDLVQNATWSDGVPFTCNEVKFTNDYMKANNLTMGYVLSDVQSVECPDNYTAVFNLKTPYSAFLDQISRTPGITISPAHIWQNISDPQHYKDNQMIGTGPFVFAQAAPGYYQFSTNENYHGRVPTIPGVVLKVITNADSQVLALKNGEIDVVSGLTPAVAQSLSGNANISIYSINDTGACEVAFNMAQYPANISAFRHAMSHAIDRDTISSLFGTGRPTETTFLIPDLAGDYVNPADVGMYNYNLTEAQELLAQAGFVRNANGVLIGPDGNPVTITIPLGTKGADVNDKIIAVLKNDWAQLGISVSTLNYQDATQYRNAVNANPVFIDSFPVLLHDDPDALGNFAVTPLQETNYYNYNDPEYNRLVARVKNTTDPVEVKEMTYQLQDLLAQDIPTVPVATTDTLVAYRSDRFVGWDIGPGYHSTMDPRVLENLTPVQQT